In Dermacentor silvarum isolate Dsil-2018 chromosome 2, BIME_Dsil_1.4, whole genome shotgun sequence, the following proteins share a genomic window:
- the LOC125943461 gene encoding uncharacterized protein LOC125943461 yields MDKKKQSARMLVTLFPRVPKTATVLLEFFIKRESKVSLMRDPLSHFCQEEVVLHAQECMLKLNKQVITYQDVRDMVENLVGLHSLCIKKDPEVAKTLGVTVRKLIIITGEVASSLEKIAEVSVTDWMAIGDAIITKIERMVLPKPQAFSTFIPRIRDFHSLKMLGAGGFG; encoded by the exons GTTCCGAAGACTGCCACGGTGCTTCTGGAGTTCTTCATCAAGCGCGAGAGCAAAGTGTCCCTGATGCGCGACCCGCTGTCTCACTTCTGCCAGGAAGAAGTAGTGTTGCACGCGCAGGAGTGCATGCTCAAGCTGAACAAGCAAGTCATCACGTACCAGGACGTCCGCGACATGGTCGAAAATCTAGTCGGTCTCCACAGCCTT TGCATCAAGAAGGACCCCGAGGTTGCCAAGACCCTTGGCGTGACCGTGCGCAAACTGATCATCATCACTGGCGAGGTGGCGTCGTCCCTGGAAAAGATTGCCGAGGTGTCCGTCACAGACTGGATGGCTATCGGAGACGCCATTATCACCAAGATTGAACGG ATGGTACTGCCCAAGCCTCAGGCGTTCTCAACGTTTATACCAAGGATACGCGACTTCCACAGCCTTAAGATGCTCGGTGCGGGAGGGTTCGGGTAA
- the LOC119440987 gene encoding bursicon, with product MFSTRAARDPLSSCDSGCRSASMVVVFLVVALMANPAGCAMGPEESCQLRPVIHVLKQPGCQPKPIPSFACQGSCSSYVQVSGSRYWQVERSCMCCQEMGEREATKAVFCPKGPGPKFRKLVTRAPVECMCRPCTAPDEASVLPQEFVGL from the exons ATGTTCAGCACGCGCGCTGCCCGCGACCCGCTGTCTAGCTGTGACAGCGGCTGCCGCTCCGCGTCCATGGTGGTCGTGTTCCTGGTGGTGGCCCTGATGGCTAACCCCGCAGGCTGCGCCATGGGTCCCGAGGAGAGCTGTCAGCTACGGCCCGTCATACACGTGCTCAAGCAGCCAGGCTGCCAGCCCAAGCCCATACCGTCATTCGCCTGCCAGGGGTCGTGTTCGTCCTACGTCCAG GTGTCCGGCTCCCGTTACTGGCAGGTGGAGCGGTCGTGCATGTGCTGCCAGGAGATGGGCGAGCGCGAGGCCACCAAAGCTGTGTTCTGCCCGAAAGGACCGGGCCCCAAGTTTCGCAAGCTGGTCACCCGGGCGCCGGTCGAGTGCATGTGCCGACCGTGCACGGCCCCCGACGAAGCTTCGGTGCTGCCGCAAGAGTTCGTCGGCCTCTGA